One Sporocytophaga myxococcoides DNA segment encodes these proteins:
- a CDS encoding endo-1,4-beta-xylanase produces MKGKGLLILVFLLGLITLLQAQTLNYPPSCTVTMPHSNAYFKAGTDVEIHVYATDLGKSTNNGTVTKVEFFNGTTLLGEATSHTNNTYKYVWGCVPAGTYTIKARATNNRGVMFTSVGIVITVGNNNVTQRGMSACKGKYLANIIPNAPQINYNTYWNGVTAENSCKWGPVEGTRDQFNWGGADVSYNHAKNNNMMFRYHALMWASQYPSWFKNLSSVTEAREEALEYMTAVAQRYPLTDQVDVINEQLAGHQADNPVFERLLGGTGSTGYDWQIWVFTQARALFPNTKLILNDYGLENNTSKINSMLGLVKALRDRGLIDGFGTQAHCFNVDQTSASQLKSAVDLMATGGVPVFVTELDLNGGTDSENNNTQQENSYKTHFPVYWEHPAVAGITLWGYITGATWRTGTGIMSSSGTEKPAFTWLKNYVSGRTSVGYPACSTGACTSNGELPKVALTGPANNTTFKAGANITLTATASDADGSITIVEFYNGTTKLGEDATSPYSFDWNNVAEGNYKLTAVASDNSGNKVTSAEVTITVGNPRTQLIKNGEFDQGTTEWEIQNNSSASGTMTVITNGNMSGTNSLKICPATPGTAEWHVQVRQATPITEGKNYKISFLAKADVARSMIVSVQQDADPYTTHFSKSIDLTTSAQLFSLEFNATVTDAVSKLKFYVGNNSTCIVIDKVEMSEGNFQLTAEITNTGSTTICEGSSVVLNANSGTGYTYQWKRGDAIINAANSASYTATQSGNYSVTVTANGQSVSSDAVEVKVNPTPPLPKVTSPVLYCQNEGATALSANGSALKWYTGSSNGTGVGTAPVPATGAPGTTNYYVSQTLDGCESSRALIAVTVNSLPLATISASGPTTVVEGNSVVLNANNGTGLSYKWFNGNTQVGTNASYTATTSGNYSLDVTNGAGCKSSSAPTAVTVNPNQPSVITINAPVSNENIIGDVITYDVSVDDPDGTIAKVEYYLDAQLVGSSNSSPYIFEYKNASPGNHVILVKVTDSNGGVTTSNPVSLNVSVTTGIFSGGYKVFTGIVPNPSSEFFNITSNMAIKQLRITNIYGAEVEVLNDIPADQTSSIGQDLKGGTYLMTIEYASGSIEVSKLVKLQ; encoded by the coding sequence ATGAAAGGAAAAGGTTTACTTATTCTTGTCTTCCTGCTGGGACTCATTACGTTGCTCCAGGCCCAAACATTAAACTATCCTCCATCGTGTACTGTTACGATGCCGCACAGCAATGCGTATTTTAAGGCCGGGACTGATGTTGAGATTCATGTGTATGCAACAGATTTGGGAAAATCAACCAATAACGGGACAGTCACAAAGGTCGAATTTTTTAATGGAACAACACTTTTAGGAGAAGCTACATCTCATACCAATAATACTTATAAATATGTCTGGGGGTGTGTACCTGCAGGGACATATACGATTAAGGCAAGGGCTACAAACAATAGAGGAGTTATGTTTACCTCTGTCGGCATTGTTATTACAGTTGGCAATAATAATGTTACACAAAGGGGTATGAGCGCCTGCAAAGGTAAATACCTTGCTAATATTATACCGAATGCTCCTCAGATTAACTATAACACCTACTGGAATGGTGTTACTGCTGAGAATAGTTGTAAATGGGGACCAGTGGAAGGAACACGAGATCAGTTTAACTGGGGAGGAGCAGATGTGTCTTATAATCATGCAAAGAACAACAATATGATGTTTCGCTATCATGCATTAATGTGGGCAAGTCAATATCCATCCTGGTTTAAAAATCTGAGTTCAGTAACAGAGGCAAGAGAAGAAGCTCTTGAGTATATGACTGCTGTTGCTCAAAGATACCCATTAACAGATCAGGTGGATGTTATTAATGAACAGCTGGCAGGGCACCAGGCAGATAACCCGGTTTTTGAGAGATTATTAGGAGGTACAGGAAGCACTGGCTATGACTGGCAGATTTGGGTATTTACCCAGGCTCGTGCATTGTTTCCTAATACTAAACTTATCCTTAATGACTATGGATTGGAAAACAATACCAGTAAAATAAATAGTATGTTAGGTTTGGTCAAAGCTCTTCGTGACAGGGGATTGATTGATGGATTCGGAACGCAGGCACATTGCTTCAATGTTGATCAGACAAGCGCTTCTCAGTTAAAATCAGCAGTGGATCTCATGGCAACCGGCGGTGTGCCGGTATTTGTAACAGAACTTGACCTTAATGGTGGGACTGACTCAGAAAATAATAATACTCAGCAGGAAAACAGTTATAAGACTCACTTCCCTGTATACTGGGAACACCCTGCTGTTGCCGGTATCACTCTATGGGGATATATTACAGGTGCTACATGGAGAACCGGAACCGGGATCATGAGCAGTTCCGGAACTGAAAAACCGGCATTTACATGGCTTAAGAATTATGTTTCCGGCAGAACCAGTGTTGGCTACCCTGCTTGTTCAACAGGTGCATGTACAAGTAATGGTGAATTGCCTAAAGTGGCCCTAACAGGTCCTGCCAATAATACAACTTTTAAAGCAGGTGCAAATATCACGCTTACGGCAACTGCCAGTGATGCAGACGGAAGCATTACCATAGTTGAGTTCTATAATGGAACAACAAAATTGGGCGAAGATGCTACTTCACCCTATTCTTTTGATTGGAACAATGTTGCAGAAGGAAACTATAAACTAACAGCAGTAGCTTCCGATAATTCAGGTAATAAAGTAACTTCTGCTGAAGTTACTATAACTGTTGGGAATCCAAGAACTCAACTGATTAAAAATGGAGAGTTCGATCAGGGTACTACCGAATGGGAAATTCAGAATAATAGCAGTGCAAGCGGTACTATGACCGTTATCACAAATGGAAACATGTCTGGTACCAACTCATTGAAAATTTGTCCTGCAACTCCTGGAACAGCAGAATGGCATGTACAAGTAAGACAAGCTACTCCAATTACAGAAGGGAAAAACTATAAGATCAGCTTTCTGGCAAAAGCTGATGTTGCAAGAAGTATGATTGTCAGTGTTCAGCAAGATGCAGATCCTTATACTACTCATTTTAGTAAATCAATTGATCTTACAACTAGTGCCCAGTTATTTTCATTGGAGTTCAATGCTACCGTAACAGATGCGGTCTCTAAATTGAAATTTTATGTAGGAAATAACTCTACATGTATTGTAATAGATAAAGTGGAAATGAGTGAAGGCAATTTTCAGTTAACAGCAGAAATTACAAATACAGGAAGTACTACTATCTGTGAAGGATCTTCAGTTGTTCTAAACGCAAATAGCGGCACTGGTTATACCTATCAGTGGAAAAGGGGTGATGCAATAATTAATGCGGCAAATTCTGCTTCTTATACTGCTACACAATCCGGAAATTATTCAGTAACAGTGACGGCAAATGGGCAGTCGGTATCTTCAGATGCTGTTGAGGTTAAAGTAAATCCAACCCCACCATTACCTAAAGTAACATCGCCTGTTTTATATTGCCAGAATGAAGGTGCAACAGCACTTTCAGCTAATGGTTCAGCTTTAAAATGGTATACCGGGTCTTCAAATGGAACAGGAGTTGGGACTGCTCCTGTTCCTGCTACCGGTGCGCCAGGTACAACAAACTATTATGTATCTCAGACTTTAGACGGTTGTGAAAGTTCCCGTGCTCTTATTGCAGTTACAGTAAATTCTTTGCCTCTTGCGACAATATCAGCTTCAGGTCCAACAACTGTAGTTGAGGGTAATAGTGTGGTGCTGAATGCCAATAACGGAACTGGCTTAAGTTATAAGTGGTTTAATGGCAATACTCAGGTAGGAACCAATGCTTCCTACACTGCAACGACATCAGGAAACTATTCTTTAGACGTGACAAATGGAGCGGGATGTAAATCTTCTTCAGCGCCGACTGCTGTTACTGTTAATCCGAATCAGCCTTCGGTAATCACGATTAATGCTCCAGTATCTAATGAAAATATTATTGGTGATGTCATTACATATGATGTATCAGTAGATGATCCGGATGGGACAATTGCCAAAGTAGAGTATTATCTGGATGCACAATTGGTAGGTTCCTCTAATTCATCACCATATATATTTGAATACAAGAATGCAAGTCCGGGCAATCATGTGATATTGGTTAAAGTAACAGACAGCAATGGAGGAGTAACTACTTCTAATCCTGTATCCCTGAATGTGAGTGTTACTACTGGTATTTTCTCTGGCGGATATAAAGTCTTTACCGGGATAGTTCCAAACCCTTCAAGTGAATTCTTTAATATTACTTCTAATATGGCCATAAAGCAATTAAGGATTACAAATATCTATGGAGCAGAAGTAGAAGTATTAAATGATATACCTGCAGATCAGACCAGCAGTATCGGGCAAGATCTGAAAGGAGGTACATATCTGATGACTATAGAATATGCATCTGGAAGCATTGAAGTTTCAAAACTTGTGAAGCTTCAATAA
- a CDS encoding family 16 glycosylhydrolase produces the protein MKKYILTSFVLLLCIPFITKAKEYKGAELRTNETFLYGRFEVSMKSAAGSGIVSSLFTFYDNPDFTTNWNEIDLEILGRYNNEAQFNVIEGRHKMHEHRQVLAFNPHEEFHTYAFDWTPEYIAWSVDGQEVYRQDGEHIARMNKPQKIMMNIWISEFYDWTGPWNDSILPRSAQYDYVKYYEYKKDKTFNLKWTDDFNSWNMERWSAASHTFDGNKVDFTSDNIKFKNGKLILILSKEAMPVRETETEEKSSEGKGQIQEVKMVDEKQLRVTFQGDTYAPYANKKYFKVDGKGAIKTKLHRDLRTLDVYLQEPLSEQTTNKLEYTGPGLKLQEVEIEKK, from the coding sequence ATGAAAAAATACATCTTAACCTCATTTGTTCTTTTGTTATGTATTCCATTTATAACGAAAGCGAAAGAATATAAAGGAGCGGAGCTTAGGACCAATGAAACATTTCTTTACGGCAGATTTGAAGTAAGTATGAAGTCTGCAGCAGGAAGCGGTATTGTTAGCTCACTTTTCACCTTTTATGATAATCCTGACTTTACTACCAATTGGAACGAAATCGATTTGGAAATACTCGGCAGGTACAATAATGAAGCACAGTTTAATGTGATAGAAGGCAGGCACAAGATGCATGAACACAGGCAAGTGTTAGCTTTTAACCCTCATGAGGAGTTTCATACCTATGCTTTTGACTGGACTCCCGAATATATTGCATGGAGTGTTGACGGTCAGGAAGTATACAGGCAAGATGGAGAACATATAGCCAGAATGAATAAACCGCAGAAAATAATGATGAATATATGGATTTCAGAGTTTTATGATTGGACAGGCCCATGGAACGATTCAATATTGCCAAGGTCTGCGCAATATGACTATGTTAAGTATTATGAATATAAAAAAGATAAAACTTTTAACCTGAAATGGACAGATGATTTTAATTCCTGGAATATGGAAAGGTGGTCTGCCGCATCTCATACTTTCGATGGTAACAAGGTAGATTTTACCAGTGATAATATTAAATTCAAAAACGGTAAACTGATTTTAATTCTCTCCAAAGAAGCAATGCCGGTCAGAGAAACTGAAACAGAAGAAAAAAGCTCTGAAGGCAAAGGCCAAATACAAGAAGTTAAGATGGTCGATGAAAAGCAACTTCGGGTCACTTTCCAAGGTGATACCTATGCACCTTATGCTAATAAGAAATATTTCAAAGTAGATGGTAAAGGAGCAATTAAAACCAAGCTGCATCGCGACCTGAGAACACTTGACGTTTATCTGCAAGAACCATTAAGCGAACAAACAACAAATAAATTGGAGTATACGGGGCCGGGATTGAAGTTGCAGGAGGTAGAGATAGAAAAGAAGTAA
- a CDS encoding ankyrin repeat domain-containing protein gives MLEEGAELNFQDSTGNSALHYNLSNYGHCKNVNMFLTRKNIDVNLRNKASQTPILLTLDNDVIKKLIALGADVNVQDYSGKTPLHYACSKNDPELVDLLLSSGANVNIKDSLGLTPLIYCFMEVTWPSFNGPVHGCGYRRINRIQRIASYKTVKALLNNGAKINEPDKEGRSALNYAIIQNNQPVLLLLLSSGAKVSNETSVREKLLTNAIYGGNSEIVKWLLEEGFDPNQNYNDGKTILYAAAEVGTSKMVQDLILGGANPSVPSFSCLKCKSGKQISFPIHAAANTGNIEALEELLKNVSINVNIKDYSQQSPLHLAVEQDLYYNSYQNHREHLLRYTDCIELLLKNGADPNQVNQYGQTPLMLIKPDPYLSLKKKISRTDKIKIINSFANNCTDFNIRDANGVSVFMYISRCHNIKMDERMLLAGANINIKDNNGKTALDYALMYQNDLNRRKDENAKNIKGGMVYILNKVESQEDEIDRYINYLIKNGAKKGKDIN, from the coding sequence TTGCTTGAAGAGGGAGCTGAATTAAATTTCCAGGACTCTACAGGAAATTCTGCATTGCATTATAATCTTTCAAATTATGGTCATTGTAAGAATGTTAATATGTTTCTCACAAGAAAAAATATTGATGTCAACCTTCGAAACAAAGCCAGTCAGACTCCAATATTATTAACACTGGACAACGACGTTATAAAAAAATTAATCGCCCTTGGTGCAGATGTAAATGTACAGGATTATTCAGGGAAAACGCCCCTTCATTATGCTTGCAGTAAGAATGATCCTGAACTTGTAGATTTATTGCTTAGCAGTGGGGCAAACGTAAACATAAAAGATAGCCTTGGCCTTACCCCGTTAATCTACTGTTTCATGGAAGTTACATGGCCGAGTTTCAATGGGCCTGTACATGGATGTGGATATCGACGGATAAATAGAATACAAAGAATTGCATCATATAAAACTGTAAAAGCTTTACTGAACAATGGAGCAAAGATAAATGAGCCGGACAAAGAAGGCAGGTCAGCTCTAAATTATGCTATCATACAGAATAACCAACCGGTCTTATTACTTCTTCTATCATCTGGAGCAAAGGTAAGTAATGAGACTTCTGTTAGGGAAAAATTATTGACAAATGCTATTTATGGAGGAAACTCAGAAATAGTAAAATGGCTGCTTGAAGAAGGATTTGATCCTAATCAAAATTATAATGATGGTAAAACAATCTTATATGCGGCTGCAGAAGTTGGGACATCCAAAATGGTACAGGATCTTATTCTAGGTGGTGCAAATCCATCCGTTCCATCCTTCTCGTGTCTGAAATGCAAAAGCGGCAAACAAATTTCTTTTCCTATTCATGCTGCAGCAAATACAGGTAATATAGAAGCTTTGGAAGAATTACTTAAAAATGTTAGTATTAATGTAAATATTAAGGACTATAGCCAGCAGTCACCATTACACCTGGCGGTTGAACAAGATTTATATTATAATTCTTATCAGAATCATAGAGAGCACTTGTTAAGATACACAGATTGTATAGAACTGCTTTTAAAAAATGGAGCGGATCCTAATCAGGTCAACCAATATGGCCAGACTCCATTAATGCTAATTAAGCCTGACCCCTATCTTTCATTAAAAAAGAAAATAAGCAGGACTGATAAAATCAAAATTATCAATTCATTTGCGAATAACTGCACTGACTTTAACATCAGGGATGCAAATGGCGTCAGTGTTTTTATGTATATATCACGTTGTCATAATATTAAAATGGATGAACGAATGTTATTGGCAGGCGCAAACATTAATATCAAAGATAATAATGGTAAAACAGCCCTGGACTACGCTTTAATGTATCAAAATGATTTGAATAGAAGGAAAGATGAGAACGCCAAGAATATTAAAGGAGGAATGGTTTATATTTTAAATAAGGTGGAATCACAAGAAGATGAAATTGACAGATATATCAATTACCTTATTAAAAATGGAGCTAAGAAAGGGAAGGATATAAATTAA
- a CDS encoding gliding motility-associated C-terminal domain-containing protein — MRSYILTSLFLCLSFIAQAQTGPAGVGMNDGSSSLKLWLDAGNGTFSDTLQKSSAKPGDKILFWKDLSGSNNHVMSGSDTTNPVLTTSNPLLNNQDGIRFFRNDGKGNKKNFLVSKSFSKTNDITIYCIFHALTKAGGTNVSPFKATNYDSNMWYFGAGLVDGGANGFTNDISLAFCDTSIAAGAGDSTSSTDYCVKAPASLNKTYFAVLQKEAWTGKLKIGHNTNTDSVFQAGTQPINVPTRYYIGSTSNAKANTEPSFFDGYIACVLVYNKILSSAEKIILENYLSAKYNIPLKDNDIYQFDEPHSGNFDFELVGIGKANDGTAQLSARGDGMIELLNISELSKGEFMFIANNGKSLTSAKDNLPIGIQYRLDREWICSKIGKSSKVDLIIDPKNISAIDSKDIRLIIDTDNDGSYTMEKIGEGVIEISEVTRDGRYVFRGVDLKHGNRFTLGKVNTDFINSEADYFSPNGDGVSDTYYISCAGKANIYDRNGKRIKTLTTPAFWDGTNDRGELLAPGLYFLNINEDLQKTVTLIR, encoded by the coding sequence ATGAGGTCCTACATTTTAACATCTTTATTCTTGTGTCTTAGCTTCATTGCTCAGGCACAAACAGGTCCCGCAGGAGTAGGTATGAATGACGGAAGTTCATCACTTAAACTATGGCTGGACGCAGGAAACGGAACATTTTCAGATACCTTACAAAAAAGTAGCGCCAAGCCTGGTGACAAAATTTTATTCTGGAAAGATCTGAGTGGCAGCAACAACCATGTAATGTCTGGCAGCGATACAACCAACCCGGTATTAACAACTTCAAATCCCCTTTTAAATAATCAGGATGGGATTCGGTTTTTCAGAAATGATGGCAAAGGGAACAAAAAAAATTTCCTGGTATCCAAATCTTTCTCTAAGACCAATGATATTACTATTTACTGCATCTTTCATGCATTAACCAAAGCAGGGGGAACAAATGTAAGTCCATTCAAAGCTACAAACTATGACAGTAATATGTGGTATTTCGGAGCGGGCCTTGTTGACGGAGGAGCGAACGGATTTACAAACGACATAAGTCTTGCTTTTTGTGATACCAGTATTGCAGCTGGTGCCGGAGACTCTACTTCTTCTACGGATTATTGTGTAAAAGCTCCTGCATCATTGAATAAAACATATTTTGCAGTATTGCAAAAAGAGGCTTGGACAGGGAAACTTAAGATCGGGCATAACACAAACACAGACTCCGTTTTTCAGGCTGGTACTCAACCCATTAATGTACCCACAAGGTATTATATAGGTTCAACATCCAATGCGAAAGCAAATACAGAACCTTCTTTCTTTGATGGATATATTGCCTGTGTATTGGTATATAATAAAATACTCAGTAGCGCTGAAAAAATTATACTTGAAAACTATCTTTCAGCAAAATACAATATCCCCCTTAAAGACAATGACATATATCAGTTTGATGAGCCGCACTCCGGCAACTTCGATTTTGAATTGGTAGGAATAGGTAAAGCTAATGATGGTACGGCTCAACTTTCAGCGAGAGGAGATGGAATGATAGAACTACTAAACATATCAGAATTGAGCAAAGGTGAATTTATGTTCATTGCTAATAATGGCAAATCTTTAACTTCAGCAAAAGACAATTTACCAATAGGAATTCAATACAGGCTGGATCGCGAATGGATATGTTCTAAAATAGGAAAATCTTCGAAGGTCGATCTTATCATAGACCCAAAAAACATATCTGCAATAGACTCTAAAGATATAAGACTTATAATAGATACAGACAATGATGGTTCTTATACCATGGAGAAAATAGGAGAAGGAGTCATTGAAATCTCAGAGGTGACTCGTGATGGTCGCTACGTCTTCAGAGGAGTGGATTTGAAACATGGCAATCGCTTTACCTTAGGAAAAGTTAACACAGATTTTATTAACAGTGAGGCTGATTATTTTTCTCCCAATGGTGACGGAGTGTCAGATACGTATTATATTTCTTGTGCTGGCAAAGCCAATATCTACGACAGAAATGGGAAACGGATCAAAACCCTTACAACTCCTGCTTTCTGGGATGGAACCAATGATAGAGGAGAATTACTGGCTCCAGGATTATATTTTTTAAATATTAATGAAGATCTTCAAAAAACTGTCACGTTGATCAGGTAA
- a CDS encoding type IX secretion system membrane protein PorP/SprF has translation MKAFTQSNFSESFIHFPKNIQLHVPSHICLDNEFQSNFVFRSYFGRYSAIRTYYADANVNLQKGQNETKRSVNKKHIIGGGIYNDREGEYFNRIRAIIRYAIHIPLKENLYLSGGIAIHMINYNFDASSAGASGSSFTWTGQGSATLYSPTFRMGVSLNDFNNPTVTPINYTFLINRYVNLYGEKFFDIGPNTQIRGAARCNWVPGISSSYILQAGIVLSNTVGVSAFHYTDKGSGLILDLYKINLYKNYFDFSLAYLMSQSNVYPVANQYELNLHYYIIRE, from the coding sequence TTGAAGGCTTTTACACAAAGCAATTTTTCAGAGTCGTTTATACACTTTCCCAAAAATATTCAATTACACGTCCCTTCTCATATTTGTCTCGACAATGAATTTCAGTCAAATTTTGTTTTCAGGTCTTATTTTGGAAGATACTCGGCAATCAGAACATATTATGCTGATGCAAATGTAAATTTGCAAAAGGGACAGAATGAAACAAAAAGGTCTGTAAATAAGAAGCATATCATCGGAGGGGGTATTTATAATGATCGGGAAGGAGAATATTTCAACAGAATAAGAGCAATAATACGCTATGCTATTCATATTCCATTGAAAGAGAATTTATACCTTTCCGGAGGTATTGCAATTCATATGATCAACTACAATTTTGACGCATCTTCTGCAGGCGCATCAGGTTCTTCATTCACCTGGACAGGTCAGGGGAGTGCCACATTATATTCTCCTACTTTTCGTATGGGTGTTTCTCTCAACGATTTTAATAACCCTACTGTTACGCCTATCAATTATACCTTTCTAATAAATAGATATGTTAATCTATATGGTGAAAAGTTTTTTGATATTGGACCTAATACGCAAATTCGTGGTGCTGCCAGGTGCAACTGGGTCCCTGGTATTTCATCTTCTTATATTCTTCAGGCAGGTATTGTTTTGTCCAATACCGTAGGCGTCAGCGCTTTTCATTATACCGACAAAGGATCAGGTCTAATCCTCGACCTTTATAAAATAAACCTTTATAAAAATTATTTTGACTTCTCTCTGGCGTACCTCATGTCCCAATCCAACGTATACCCTGTTGCGAATCAGTATGAGTTAAACCTTCATTATTACATTATCAGGGAATAA
- a CDS encoding RNA polymerase sigma factor — MLKKDKNQEIIEAILNGQNSRVLNHLYQSALPQIMKYICMNNGDEDEAKDIFQDAVVSLFTTVRLGKFEQGKDVNGFLYFVSRNLWINRIKRRNKQLDISKMHMQPLEESHLAVIITKEKEELIERFMSKVGDKCKQILKYVIYDNLSMKEVAQKMNFAGETVAKSTHYRCKQKLMELVENDGTMINFFKNELR, encoded by the coding sequence ATGCTAAAAAAGGACAAAAATCAGGAAATTATTGAAGCTATTCTAAATGGCCAGAATTCTCGAGTCCTTAATCATTTATATCAGTCGGCTTTACCACAGATTATGAAATATATTTGCATGAACAATGGTGATGAAGACGAAGCAAAAGATATTTTTCAGGACGCAGTAGTATCACTTTTTACAACAGTGCGGCTTGGTAAGTTTGAACAGGGCAAAGATGTAAATGGTTTTCTGTATTTTGTTTCCAGAAACTTATGGATCAATAGAATAAAGAGAAGAAATAAGCAATTAGATATTTCAAAAATGCACATGCAACCTTTGGAAGAGAGCCATCTGGCTGTGATCATTACAAAGGAAAAAGAAGAATTGATAGAACGGTTTATGAGTAAAGTTGGCGATAAATGCAAACAGATACTCAAGTACGTGATATATGACAATCTGAGCATGAAAGAAGTGGCTCAGAAAATGAATTTTGCAGGAGAAACGGTGGCTAAGAGTACACATTACAGGTGTAAGCAGAAGCTCATGGAGCTTGTTGAAAATGATGGTACAATGATAAATTTTTTTAAGAATGAGCTCAGATAG